In the genome of Kitasatospora cathayae, one region contains:
- a CDS encoding TetR/AcrR family transcriptional regulator encodes MAEKVDHEERRRQIAEALLRIADTEGLQSASMRAVATEAGVSLRLVQYYFTTKQGLLLDALARLGTQLQARMERWIGEARAPREVVTAVLSCILPTDAESRRITRTYAAYYALVLSDPEVLEKQAAQPPVVLEGFVAKQLRAAQEAGAIAPERDVELAAAGLLAMVNGLGSSVLGGQRDGEQALAILTHHLDELFRPPRDH; translated from the coding sequence GTGGCAGAGAAGGTCGACCATGAGGAGCGGCGGCGGCAGATCGCCGAGGCCCTGCTGCGCATCGCGGACACCGAGGGCCTGCAGTCGGCCAGCATGCGCGCGGTCGCGACCGAGGCGGGCGTCTCGCTGCGCCTCGTGCAGTACTACTTCACGACCAAGCAGGGCTTGCTGCTCGACGCCCTGGCCCGGCTCGGCACCCAGCTCCAGGCCCGGATGGAACGCTGGATCGGCGAGGCCCGGGCCCCGCGGGAGGTGGTGACGGCGGTCCTGTCCTGCATCCTGCCGACCGATGCCGAGAGCCGCCGGATCACCCGGACGTACGCGGCGTACTACGCGCTGGTCCTCAGCGACCCCGAGGTGCTGGAGAAGCAGGCCGCGCAGCCGCCCGTCGTACTGGAGGGCTTCGTGGCCAAGCAGCTGCGCGCGGCGCAGGAGGCCGGGGCGATCGCGCCGGAGCGGGACGTCGAGCTGGCGGCCGCCGGACTGCTGGCGATGGTCAACGGGCTCGGCTCCAGCGTCCTGGGCGGACAACGGGATGGCGAGCAGGCGTTGGCGATCCTCACCCACCACCTGGACGAGCTCTTCCGGCCACCGCGCGATCACTGA
- a CDS encoding alpha/beta fold hydrolase codes for MRISEFKNGKAESRFRTAYEHALTQLWPGPRTPLDVPTRFGTTRVHRTGPDHGQPIVLLPGSGGNALMWHAYIERLAAHHPVLAVDTVGEPGASVQSAPISDGHDAADWLEELLAALDVPAAHLVGCSYGGWIALHHQIRHPGRTAALTLVDPAGLADVGRRFYTWLILGGLAALAPRPLRPRLAKAVDNSAILDTELMVLMRASMGFRRRLPPATTLGDEQLSRLSTPALFLLGERSALHDATAVSERLHRLAPAARVEVVPGAGHALPTDDPAAVLAGILGMAAQQGD; via the coding sequence ATGCGAATCAGCGAGTTCAAGAACGGCAAGGCCGAATCCCGCTTCCGCACCGCGTACGAGCACGCGCTCACCCAGCTCTGGCCGGGACCGCGCACCCCGCTCGACGTCCCGACCCGCTTCGGCACCACCCGCGTCCACCGCACCGGCCCCGACCACGGGCAGCCGATCGTGCTGCTCCCCGGCTCCGGCGGCAACGCCCTGATGTGGCACGCGTACATCGAGCGCCTCGCCGCACACCACCCCGTCCTCGCCGTGGACACCGTCGGCGAACCCGGCGCCAGCGTGCAGAGCGCCCCGATCTCGGACGGCCACGACGCCGCCGACTGGCTGGAGGAACTGCTCGCCGCCCTCGACGTCCCGGCCGCCCACCTGGTCGGCTGCTCCTACGGCGGCTGGATCGCCCTCCACCACCAGATCCGCCACCCCGGACGGACCGCCGCCCTCACCCTGGTCGACCCGGCGGGCCTCGCCGACGTCGGACGGCGCTTCTACACCTGGCTCATCCTCGGCGGCCTCGCCGCCCTTGCACCGCGCCCGCTCCGGCCCCGACTGGCAAAGGCCGTCGACAACAGCGCCATCCTGGACACCGAGTTGATGGTCCTGATGCGCGCCTCGATGGGATTCCGCCGCCGACTGCCCCCGGCCACCACCCTCGGCGACGAGCAACTGAGCCGCCTCAGCACCCCCGCGCTCTTCCTGCTCGGCGAGCGCAGCGCCCTGCACGACGCCACGGCCGTCTCCGAGCGACTGCACCGGCTCGCCCCGGCCGCCCGGGTCGAGGTCGTCCCCGGCGCCGGGCACGCGCTGCCCACCGACGACCCGGCCGCCGTCCTCGCCGGAATCCTCGGCATGGCGGCCCAGCAGGGCGATTGA
- a CDS encoding helicase C-terminal domain-containing protein: MTTQQGPQRQGRTPAGPRTLAEELRARPDDALAALLRSRPDLLNPVPGDLTQLSARLSSRASALRALERLDRFTLQVAEALATAPDGTGLTTVRTLLTGPAKVKPHPGATPLTPADRSAVAAALPRAIATLRDRALLWGPDNGLRLVLAVREALAPTAANPGRTGLGPTLAEATTGMSPARLQQLLASAGQPATPDPVTAVAALTALLTDRARCAALLETAPEAALRLLDRLVWGPPTGTVPDATRPVTAEDAQSPVEWLLARGLLLPTSPGSVVLPRELALHLRGGRTHRTVEPLPPEPAPAAAPRDPQAVDSAAAGQAHTAVKTVEELLETWGLTPPPTLRAGGLGVRDLKRAAQALETTEQQAAFWLELAYTAGLLAPDGEVDECWAPTPGYDSWLQLDTAERWSVLAAAWLAATRVPALTGTPDNKGKPRAALGPELDRTLAPSVRRATLALLAELPPGTPATAEELLPTLRWQRPLRGGPTGPDGRELRDDLTTWTLAEAELLGITGRGALAAPGRALLTAESDPAEVLAPLLPQPLDHVILQPDLTAIAPGPLLTPLAQALALCADIESKGGATVYRFSPTSVRRALDAGRTAADLQTFLAQHSRTPVPQPLTYLIDDVARRHGILRVGAASSYLRCDDPALLNEVLADRRAADLRLRLLAPTVLASQAAPDVLLAALRTMGYAPAAESAEGDVLITRPDSHRTPPRTAPTPVPDGPPTPDDTLLAAAIKAIRAGDRAATATRREPTPDPRQLPRTAAAETLAALQTAVLLGERMWIGYLNAEGIASQRIIDPVKVEGGFVTAFDHHADELRTFALHRITGVAELDE, encoded by the coding sequence ATGACCACACAGCAGGGCCCCCAACGCCAAGGTAGGACGCCCGCCGGCCCCCGCACCCTCGCCGAGGAGCTGCGCGCCCGCCCCGACGACGCGCTCGCCGCCCTGCTCCGGTCCCGCCCCGACCTGCTGAACCCCGTCCCCGGCGACCTCACCCAGCTGTCCGCCCGGCTCTCCTCGCGCGCCTCCGCGCTGCGCGCCCTGGAACGGCTCGACCGGTTCACCCTGCAGGTCGCCGAGGCGCTGGCGACCGCCCCGGACGGCACCGGCCTGACCACCGTACGGACCCTGCTGACCGGCCCGGCCAAGGTCAAGCCGCACCCCGGCGCCACCCCGCTCACCCCGGCCGACCGCTCCGCCGTCGCCGCCGCCCTCCCCCGCGCCATCGCCACCCTGCGCGATCGGGCGCTGCTCTGGGGCCCGGACAACGGCCTACGGCTGGTCCTCGCCGTCCGCGAGGCGCTCGCCCCGACCGCCGCCAACCCCGGCCGCACCGGCCTCGGCCCCACCCTCGCCGAGGCCACCACCGGCATGTCCCCGGCCCGGCTGCAGCAGCTGCTCGCCTCCGCCGGGCAGCCCGCCACCCCCGACCCGGTCACCGCCGTCGCCGCCCTGACCGCCCTGCTCACCGACCGCGCCCGCTGCGCCGCCCTGCTGGAGACCGCCCCCGAGGCCGCGCTGCGGCTGCTGGACCGGCTGGTCTGGGGCCCGCCCACCGGCACCGTCCCGGACGCCACCCGCCCGGTCACCGCCGAGGACGCGCAGAGCCCGGTCGAATGGCTGCTCGCCCGCGGCCTGCTGCTGCCGACCAGCCCGGGCAGCGTCGTGCTGCCCCGCGAACTGGCCCTGCACCTGCGCGGCGGCCGCACCCACCGCACCGTCGAACCGCTCCCGCCCGAGCCCGCGCCCGCCGCCGCCCCGCGCGATCCACAGGCTGTGGACAGCGCCGCGGCCGGCCAGGCGCACACCGCCGTCAAGACCGTCGAGGAACTGCTGGAGACCTGGGGCCTCACCCCGCCGCCCACCCTGCGGGCCGGCGGCCTCGGCGTACGGGATCTCAAGCGCGCCGCCCAGGCCCTGGAGACCACCGAGCAGCAGGCCGCCTTCTGGCTCGAACTCGCCTATACCGCGGGCCTGCTGGCCCCCGACGGCGAAGTCGACGAGTGCTGGGCGCCGACCCCCGGGTACGACAGCTGGCTGCAGCTGGACACCGCCGAGCGCTGGTCCGTCCTGGCCGCCGCCTGGCTCGCCGCCACCCGCGTCCCCGCCCTCACCGGCACCCCGGACAACAAGGGCAAGCCGCGCGCCGCCCTCGGCCCCGAACTCGACCGCACCCTCGCCCCGTCGGTGCGCCGCGCCACGCTCGCCCTGCTCGCCGAACTCCCGCCCGGCACCCCGGCCACCGCCGAGGAACTGCTGCCCACCCTGCGCTGGCAGCGCCCGCTGCGCGGCGGCCCGACCGGCCCGGACGGCCGCGAGCTGCGCGACGACCTCACCACCTGGACCCTCGCCGAGGCCGAACTCCTCGGCATCACCGGCCGCGGCGCCCTCGCCGCCCCCGGCCGCGCCCTGCTCACCGCCGAGTCCGACCCGGCCGAGGTGCTCGCCCCGCTGCTGCCGCAGCCACTGGACCACGTGATCCTCCAGCCGGACCTCACCGCGATCGCCCCCGGCCCGCTGCTCACCCCGCTCGCCCAGGCGCTCGCGCTCTGCGCCGACATCGAGTCCAAGGGCGGCGCCACCGTCTACCGGTTCAGCCCGACCTCCGTCCGCCGCGCCCTGGACGCCGGCCGCACCGCCGCCGACCTGCAGACCTTCCTGGCCCAGCACAGCCGCACGCCCGTGCCCCAGCCGCTCACCTACCTGATCGACGACGTCGCCCGGCGCCACGGCATCCTGCGGGTCGGCGCCGCCTCCTCCTACCTGCGCTGCGACGACCCCGCACTGCTGAACGAGGTGCTCGCCGACCGCCGCGCCGCCGACCTGCGGCTACGGCTGCTCGCCCCCACCGTCCTCGCCTCCCAGGCCGCCCCGGACGTCCTGCTCGCCGCCCTGCGCACCATGGGCTACGCACCGGCCGCCGAATCCGCCGAGGGCGACGTCCTGATCACCCGCCCGGACAGCCACCGCACCCCGCCCCGCACCGCCCCCACGCCCGTCCCCGACGGCCCGCCCACGCCCGACGACACCCTCCTCGCCGCCGCCATCAAGGCCATCCGGGCCGGCGACCGCGCCGCCACCGCCACCCGCCGCGAACCCACCCCGGACCCGCGCCAACTCCCCCGCACCGCCGCCGCCGAGACCCTCGCCGCCCTCCAGACGGCCGTCCTCCTCGGCGAACGCATGTGGATCGGCTACCTCAACGCCGAGGGCATCGCCAGCCAGCGCATCATCGACCCGGTCAAGGTCGAAGGCGGCTTCGTCACCGCCTTCGACCACCACGCCGACGAACTGCGCACCTTCGCCCTCCACCGCATCACCGGCGTCGCCGAACTGGACGAATAG
- a CDS encoding beta-propeller fold lactonase family protein, with product MAAGLALTAGLALPVLAPSPAMAATGQQGYVDNPGANTVTVFNTTTNTVTTTIPVGTRPVAVAVTPNGLHAYVANRSSDNVSVIDTTTNTVTTTIPLPAGDSPQDVAIAPNGLHAYLPNFGTSTLSVIDTTTNTVTTDIPLASGSDPRFIAITPDSSHVYVTELSLGQVQVVDTTTNTVTATIPGFTQPSGITITPNGLHAYVDDFSANTVSVIDTGTNTVVGPAIPVGNNPYGNAITPDGHQVYVGNVADGTVSVIDTTSNTVTATVPVGTSPYKLGMNPDGKHVYVGNFSSNTVSVIDTTTNTVTATIPVTGPFGIAITPVPAGPALTITKTHTGNFTAGRTGTYTITVGNNGTAPTDGTTVTMKDTLPAGLTATSITGRGWRCTLRTLTCTRSDVLNPGNTYPPITLRVRVARTATGTLTNTAMVSGGGDGTATATDPTVIDPCDDHHHW from the coding sequence GTGGCGGCGGGACTGGCCCTGACGGCCGGGTTGGCCCTGCCGGTGCTGGCCCCGTCCCCGGCCATGGCCGCCACGGGCCAGCAGGGCTACGTCGACAACCCCGGCGCCAACACGGTGACGGTGTTCAACACCACCACCAACACCGTCACCACGACCATCCCCGTCGGCACCAGACCGGTGGCTGTAGCGGTGACCCCGAACGGCCTGCACGCCTACGTCGCCAACCGCAGCTCGGACAACGTGTCGGTGATCGACACCACCACCAACACCGTCACCACCACGATCCCCCTGCCCGCCGGTGACTCCCCGCAGGATGTGGCGATCGCCCCGAACGGGCTGCACGCCTACCTCCCCAACTTCGGCACGAGCACCCTGTCGGTGATCGACACCACCACCAACACGGTCACCACCGACATCCCCCTGGCCTCCGGCAGCGATCCGCGGTTCATCGCGATCACGCCGGACAGCTCCCATGTCTACGTCACCGAGCTCAGTCTTGGCCAGGTACAGGTGGTCGACACCACCACCAACACCGTCACCGCCACCATCCCCGGCTTCACCCAGCCGTCGGGCATCACGATCACCCCGAACGGCCTGCACGCCTACGTCGACGACTTCTCCGCGAACACCGTGTCGGTGATCGACACCGGCACCAACACCGTGGTGGGCCCCGCGATCCCCGTCGGCAACAACCCGTACGGCAACGCGATCACCCCGGACGGCCACCAGGTCTACGTCGGCAACGTCGCCGACGGCACCGTGTCGGTGATCGACACCACCAGCAACACCGTCACCGCCACTGTCCCCGTCGGCACCAGCCCCTACAAGCTCGGGATGAACCCCGACGGCAAACACGTCTACGTCGGCAACTTCTCCTCGAACACCGTGTCGGTGATCGACACCACCACCAACACCGTCACCGCCACCATCCCCGTCACCGGGCCGTTCGGTATCGCGATCACCCCGGTCCCCGCGGGGCCCGCCCTGACCATCACCAAGACCCACACCGGCAACTTCACCGCGGGCAGGACAGGCACCTACACCATCACCGTCGGCAACAACGGGACGGCCCCCACCGACGGCACCACGGTCACCATGAAGGACACCCTCCCGGCCGGACTCACCGCCACCAGCATCACCGGCAGGGGATGGCGCTGCACCCTGAGGACCCTGACCTGCACCCGCAGCGACGTCCTCAACCCCGGGAACACCTACCCGCCCATCACGCTGCGGGTCCGCGTCGCCCGCACCGCCACCGGCACCCTCACCAACACCGCCATGGTCAGCGGAGGCGGCGACGGCACCGCCACCGCCACCGACCCCACCGTCATCGACCCCTGCGACGACCACCACCACTGGTGA
- a CDS encoding DNA repair helicase XPB, protein MNDGPLIVQSDKTLLLEIDHPKAADCRRAIAPFAELERAPEHVHTYRVTPLGLWNARAAGHDAEQVVDALVTYSRYPVPHALLVDVADTMGRYGRLQLVKHPTHGLVLTTTDRPVLEEVLRSKKIVPLVGARVDPDTVVVHPSERGQIKQVLLKLGWPAEDFAGYVDGEAHPIDLDEDGWQLRPYQAQAVEGFWHGGSGVVVLPCGAGKTLVGAAAMAHAKSTTLILVTNTVSARQWKHELVKRTSLTEDEIGEYSGTKKEIRPVTIATYQVMTTKRKGVYAHLELFDARNWGLVVYDEVHLLPAPVFKFTADLQARRRLGLTATLVREDGREGDVFSLIGPKRFDAPWKEIEAQGYIAPANCCEVRVTLTDSERLAYATAEPEERYRFCATTATKRRVVEALVKKHEKDQTLIIGQYIDQLDELGEVLDAPVIKGETSNAQREKLFDAFRNKEISVLVVSKVANFSIDLPEATVAIQVSGTFGSRQEEAQRLGRVLRPKADGHAAHFYSVVARDTVDQDFAAHRQRFLAEQGYAYRIIDADDVL, encoded by the coding sequence GTGAACGACGGACCGCTCATCGTCCAGAGCGACAAAACTCTTCTCCTGGAGATCGACCACCCCAAGGCCGCCGACTGCCGCCGCGCCATCGCGCCGTTCGCCGAGTTGGAGCGGGCGCCCGAGCACGTGCACACGTACCGGGTGACGCCGCTCGGGCTGTGGAACGCGCGGGCGGCCGGGCACGACGCCGAGCAGGTGGTGGACGCCCTGGTGACGTACTCGCGCTACCCGGTGCCGCACGCGCTGCTGGTGGACGTGGCGGACACCATGGGCCGGTACGGGCGGCTCCAGCTGGTCAAGCACCCCACCCACGGGCTGGTGCTGACCACCACCGACCGCCCGGTGCTGGAGGAGGTGCTGCGCTCCAAGAAGATCGTCCCGCTGGTCGGCGCCCGGGTCGACCCGGACACCGTGGTGGTGCACCCCTCCGAGCGCGGGCAGATCAAGCAGGTGCTGCTCAAACTCGGCTGGCCCGCCGAGGACTTCGCCGGGTACGTGGACGGCGAGGCGCACCCGATCGACCTGGACGAGGACGGCTGGCAGCTGCGCCCGTACCAGGCACAGGCGGTCGAGGGCTTCTGGCACGGCGGCTCGGGCGTGGTCGTGCTGCCCTGCGGCGCCGGCAAGACGCTGGTCGGCGCGGCCGCGATGGCGCACGCCAAGTCGACCACGCTGATCCTGGTCACCAACACCGTCTCGGCCCGCCAGTGGAAGCACGAGCTGGTCAAGCGCACCTCGCTGACCGAGGACGAGATCGGCGAGTACAGCGGGACGAAGAAGGAGATCCGCCCGGTCACCATCGCCACCTACCAGGTGATGACCACCAAGCGGAAGGGCGTGTACGCGCACCTGGAGCTGTTCGACGCCCGCAACTGGGGCCTGGTGGTCTACGACGAGGTGCACCTGCTGCCCGCGCCGGTGTTCAAGTTCACCGCCGACCTCCAGGCCCGCCGCCGGCTCGGCCTGACCGCCACCCTGGTGCGCGAGGACGGCCGCGAGGGCGACGTGTTCAGCCTGATCGGCCCGAAGCGCTTCGACGCCCCGTGGAAGGAGATCGAGGCCCAGGGCTACATCGCGCCCGCCAACTGCTGCGAGGTGCGGGTCACCCTCACCGACTCCGAGCGGCTCGCCTACGCCACCGCCGAGCCGGAGGAGCGCTACCGCTTCTGCGCGACCACCGCGACCAAGCGGCGGGTGGTGGAGGCGCTGGTGAAGAAGCACGAGAAGGACCAGACGCTGATCATCGGCCAGTACATCGACCAGCTGGACGAGCTCGGGGAGGTCCTGGACGCCCCGGTGATCAAGGGCGAGACCAGCAACGCCCAGCGCGAGAAGCTCTTCGACGCCTTCCGGAACAAGGAGATCAGCGTCCTGGTGGTCTCCAAGGTCGCGAACTTCTCGATCGACCTGCCCGAGGCGACGGTCGCCATCCAGGTCTCCGGGACCTTCGGCTCCCGCCAGGAGGAGGCCCAGCGCCTCGGCCGCGTCCTGCGCCCCAAGGCGGACGGGCACGCGGCGCACTTCTACTCGGTGGTCGCCCGCGACACCGTGGACCAGGACTTCGCCGCCCACCGGCAGCGCTTCCTGGCCGAGCAGGGCTACGCGTACCGGATCATCGACGCGGACGACGTGCTGTAA
- a CDS encoding HelD family protein, producing the protein MPATPTTDPLQRERDHLAASRSALRAMREDVESLDLRDVTGTWVSAVILQNQIEARIAALADLSDTPLFFGRLDYLHAVSEELSEGGGGENFYIGRRHVHDADGDPMVIDWRAPVSQPFYRASRAEPMDVERRRRFGYTGGELTAYEDEHLTDPAAETFSGSAGGSTTSALLAAEIEKPRVGPMRDIVATIQPEQDEIVRSDITGTICVQGAPGTGKTAVGLHRVAYLLYAHRERLARTGTLVIGPNNAFLSYIEQVLPALGELEVAQATVQQLVAHVEVKGEDDPEAARLKGDARMAEVLRRAVRAGITLPTEPCVVVRGSRRWRVPVYELVEIIEELKGREVRYGAARDALPQRIAHAVLLKMEQGGEAPDDRVQDAVARNSAVKAVVKECWPAVDPAKLVLRLLSDPEFLAECAEGILTPEEQRAVLWPKPGRSVKTARWTPADAVLVDEATDLVQRTPSLGHVVLDEAQDLSPMQYRAVGRRCTTGSATVLGDLAQGTTPWATASWPDALHHLGKPDAHVEELTKGFRVPEEVITYASRLLPAIAPGLAPATSVRDAPGSLVIRRITEWEQAVLDACREALENEGSTGLIAADARIPQLAELLTAAGLPYLSPGTETSTEARLTLVPASLAKGLEYDYVVLDEPAAVIAGEPDERTGLRRLYVALTRAVSGLTVLHSEPLPEQLR; encoded by the coding sequence GTGCCCGCCACCCCCACCACCGACCCCCTCCAGCGCGAACGCGACCACCTGGCCGCGTCCCGGTCCGCGCTGCGAGCGATGCGCGAGGACGTCGAGTCGCTCGACCTGCGCGACGTGACCGGCACCTGGGTGTCCGCCGTCATCCTCCAGAACCAGATCGAGGCCAGGATCGCCGCCCTGGCCGACCTCTCCGACACCCCGCTGTTCTTCGGCCGCCTCGACTACCTGCACGCGGTCAGCGAGGAACTGAGCGAGGGCGGAGGCGGGGAGAACTTCTACATCGGCCGCCGCCACGTGCACGACGCCGACGGAGACCCGATGGTGATCGACTGGCGCGCGCCGGTCTCCCAGCCCTTCTACCGGGCCAGCCGCGCCGAGCCGATGGACGTCGAGCGCCGCCGCCGCTTCGGCTACACCGGCGGCGAACTCACCGCCTACGAGGACGAACACCTCACCGACCCGGCCGCAGAGACATTTTCCGGCTCCGCCGGGGGGTCCACCACCTCCGCCCTGCTCGCCGCCGAGATCGAGAAGCCCCGCGTCGGCCCGATGCGCGACATCGTCGCCACCATCCAGCCCGAGCAGGACGAGATCGTCCGCTCCGACATCACGGGCACCATCTGCGTCCAGGGGGCGCCCGGCACCGGGAAGACCGCGGTCGGCCTGCACCGCGTCGCCTACCTGCTGTACGCCCACCGCGAGCGCCTGGCCCGGACCGGGACCCTGGTGATCGGCCCGAACAACGCCTTCCTCTCCTACATCGAACAGGTGCTGCCCGCCCTCGGCGAGCTGGAGGTCGCCCAGGCCACCGTGCAGCAGCTGGTCGCCCACGTCGAGGTGAAGGGCGAGGACGACCCGGAGGCGGCCCGGCTGAAGGGCGACGCCCGGATGGCCGAGGTGCTGCGCCGGGCGGTGCGGGCGGGCATCACGCTGCCCACCGAGCCCTGCGTGGTGGTCCGCGGCTCCCGCCGCTGGCGCGTCCCGGTGTACGAACTGGTCGAGATCATCGAGGAGTTGAAGGGCCGCGAGGTCCGCTACGGCGCCGCCCGGGACGCCCTGCCGCAGCGCATCGCGCACGCCGTGCTGCTGAAGATGGAGCAGGGCGGCGAGGCCCCGGACGACCGGGTGCAGGACGCGGTGGCTCGCAACAGCGCGGTCAAGGCCGTGGTCAAGGAGTGCTGGCCGGCCGTCGACCCGGCCAAGCTGGTGCTGCGACTGCTCTCCGACCCGGAGTTCCTGGCCGAGTGCGCCGAGGGAATCCTCACCCCCGAGGAGCAGCGGGCGGTGCTGTGGCCCAAGCCCGGCCGCTCGGTGAAGACCGCCCGCTGGACGCCGGCCGACGCCGTCCTGGTGGACGAGGCGACCGACCTGGTGCAGCGCACGCCCTCGCTCGGGCACGTGGTGCTGGACGAGGCCCAGGACCTCTCCCCGATGCAGTACCGCGCGGTCGGCCGCCGCTGCACCACCGGCTCGGCGACCGTCCTCGGCGACCTCGCCCAGGGCACCACCCCCTGGGCGACGGCGAGTTGGCCGGACGCGCTGCACCACCTGGGCAAGCCGGACGCGCACGTGGAGGAGCTGACCAAGGGCTTCCGGGTGCCCGAGGAGGTCATCACGTACGCCTCCCGGCTGCTGCCCGCGATCGCCCCCGGCCTGGCACCGGCGACCTCGGTCCGCGACGCCCCCGGCTCGCTGGTGATCCGCCGGATCACCGAGTGGGAGCAGGCCGTCCTGGACGCCTGCCGGGAGGCGCTGGAGAACGAGGGCTCGACCGGTCTGATCGCCGCCGACGCCCGGATCCCGCAGCTCGCCGAGCTGCTCACCGCGGCCGGGCTGCCGTACCTCTCCCCCGGCACCGAGACCAGCACCGAGGCCCGGCTGACCCTCGTGCCGGCCTCGCTGGCCAAGGGTCTGGAGTACGACTACGTGGTGCTGGACGAGCCGGCCGCGGTGATCGCCGGCGAGCCGGACGAGCGGACCGGCCTGCGCCGGCTGTACGTGGCGCTCACCCGTGCGGTCTCCGGCCTGACGGTGCTGCACAGCGAGCCGCTGCCCGAGCAGTTGCGCTGA
- a CDS encoding copper homeostasis protein CutC, with product MSRPILEVIALTPQDAQAAESGGADRLELVTDMAADGLTPSVEDFARIRAAVGIPLRVMLRIRDGFAPGDLDELCARAGALRAEGAEEFVLGFLDAAGAVDLAATTAVAEAIAGCRWTFHRAIDHSADRAALRAAVGALPGLDTFLTSGAAAGVDAGREVLAAELARAGGPGYTQRILIGGGLRAEHLEELRAEGFDAFHVGGAVRADGWRTPVDEAKVAEWRALIDA from the coding sequence ATGTCTAGACCAATTCTCGAAGTCATCGCGCTGACGCCCCAGGACGCCCAGGCTGCCGAGTCGGGCGGCGCCGACCGGCTCGAACTGGTCACCGACATGGCCGCCGACGGACTCACCCCGTCCGTCGAGGACTTCGCCCGGATCCGGGCCGCCGTCGGCATCCCGCTGCGCGTCATGCTCCGGATCCGGGACGGCTTCGCCCCCGGCGACCTGGACGAGCTGTGCGCCCGGGCCGGCGCGCTGCGGGCCGAGGGGGCCGAGGAGTTCGTCCTCGGCTTCCTCGACGCCGCGGGCGCCGTCGACCTGGCCGCCACCACGGCCGTCGCCGAGGCGATCGCCGGCTGCCGCTGGACCTTCCACCGGGCGATCGACCACAGCGCCGACCGGGCCGCCCTGCGCGCCGCCGTCGGCGCGCTGCCCGGGCTGGACACCTTCCTCACCTCCGGCGCGGCCGCCGGGGTGGACGCCGGGCGCGAGGTGCTGGCCGCCGAGCTGGCCCGCGCGGGCGGGCCCGGGTACACCCAGCGGATCCTGATCGGCGGCGGTCTGCGGGCCGAGCACCTCGAGGAGCTGCGGGCGGAGGGCTTCGACGCCTTCCACGTCGGCGGCGCGGTGCGGGCCGACGGCTGGCGGACGCCCGTCGACGAGGCCAAGGTCGCCGAGTGGCGGGCGCTGATCGACGCCTGA
- a CDS encoding PadR family transcriptional regulator → MTERSMQEPTLLLLTALADAPRHGYALIQEIAAISDGRVKMRTGTLYGALDRLLGQGLIEVAAEEVVDGRARRTYALTDAGRGALATEAERLRAVAAEAERRLSVAVVSPKVRGALA, encoded by the coding sequence ATGACAGAACGCTCCATGCAGGAGCCGACGCTGCTTCTGCTCACCGCGCTGGCCGATGCTCCGAGACACGGTTACGCGCTCATCCAGGAGATCGCCGCGATCTCGGACGGCCGGGTCAAGATGCGCACCGGCACGCTCTACGGCGCGCTCGACCGGCTGCTCGGCCAGGGCCTGATCGAGGTCGCCGCCGAGGAGGTGGTGGACGGCCGCGCCCGGCGCACCTATGCGCTGACCGACGCCGGTCGGGGTGCGCTGGCCACCGAGGCCGAGCGGCTGCGGGCCGTGGCCGCCGAGGCCGAGCGGCGGCTGTCCGTCGCCGTTGTCAGTCCGAAGGTCAGGGGGGCCTTGGCATGA
- a CDS encoding HD domain-containing protein gives MPTEDLLTAWTALLNRCGATDGPEPYGRELLRRWSEPQRRYHTPEHLRAVLRHVDDLADHAADPDAVRLAAWFHDAVYRPDRTENEERSAALAVRALTAAGLPAERVAEVERLVLLTVTHDPAPGDRNGEVLCDADLAVLGGTPEAYAAYAAAVREEYGFVPEPDFRAGRAAVLRRLLALPALYRTPTAHQRHTAPARANLTAELERLED, from the coding sequence ATGCCGACCGAGGACCTGCTCACCGCCTGGACCGCCCTGCTCAACCGCTGCGGCGCCACCGACGGCCCCGAACCGTACGGGCGGGAGCTGCTGCGCCGCTGGTCCGAGCCGCAACGCCGCTACCACACCCCTGAGCACCTGCGCGCGGTCCTGCGGCACGTCGACGACCTCGCCGACCACGCCGCCGACCCGGACGCCGTCCGGCTCGCCGCCTGGTTCCACGACGCCGTCTACCGCCCCGACCGCACCGAGAACGAGGAGCGCAGCGCCGCCCTCGCCGTCCGCGCGCTGACCGCCGCCGGACTGCCCGCCGAACGCGTCGCCGAGGTCGAACGGCTCGTCCTGCTCACCGTCACCCACGACCCGGCCCCCGGCGACCGCAACGGCGAGGTGCTCTGCGACGCGGACCTCGCCGTCCTCGGCGGCACCCCCGAGGCGTACGCGGCCTACGCGGCCGCCGTCCGCGAGGAGTACGGCTTCGTCCCGGAACCGGACTTCCGCGCCGGCCGGGCCGCCGTCCTGCGCAGGCTCCTGGCGCTCCCGGCCCTCTACCGCACCCCCACCGCCCACCAGCGCCACACCGCGCCCGCCCGCGCCAACCTGACGGCCGAGCTCGAGCGGCTCGAGGACTAG